In a genomic window of Myotis daubentonii chromosome X, mMyoDau2.1, whole genome shotgun sequence:
- the LOC132224783 gene encoding LOW QUALITY PROTEIN: melanoma-associated antigen 4-like (The sequence of the model RefSeq protein was modified relative to this genomic sequence to represent the inferred CDS: inserted 1 base in 1 codon), with the protein MDSSVQRHRLKSCPENRVNIERESLGQEHSVGHSKDAKQVQLFRDEEGLVMSASLSLSLSALFPHSLEQVSAAETPSPPQSPPVPDAVPXAMAAATWSQSEDEGISSQDEQETNSTEDSEDSESSLHDALYLKMTELVFFLLPKYCAKQPTTKAEMLSKVIKEYEDQFPEILSLASDFMQLLFGIDVEEVDPSTHTYVLVTTLGLTYDGMVSSGQSMPNTGLLVIVLRFILAEGDCASEEEVWEALNVMGVHDGKEHWIYGEPRELLTKVWVQEGYLEYQQVPNSDPARYQFLWGPRAHAETTELKVREAFLRDYRKDPSYVPYLSEEAISDEEEGA; encoded by the exons ATGGACAGTTCTGTTCAGAGGCACAGGTTGAAAAGCTGCCCAGAAAATCGTGTCAATATTGAAAGAGAAAGCCTTGGACAGGAACACAGTGTGGGCCACAGCAAAGATGCAAAGCAG GTGCAGCTATTCAGGGATGAGGAGGGATTGGTTATGTCTGCCTCCTTATCTTTGTCCCTCTCTGCCTTGTTCCCACACAGCCTAGAGCAGGTGTCTGCTGCTGAGACACCAAGTCCTCCCCAGAGCCCTCCGGTTCCTGACGCCGTGC CTGCTATGGCGGCCGCTACATGGAGCCAATCTGAAGATGAGGGCATCAGCAGCCAAGATGAACAGGAGACAAACAGCACAGAGGACTCTGAAGATTCTGAGTCATCACTCCACGATGCCCTGTATTTGAAAATGACTGAACTGGTGTTTTTTCTACTCCCGAAGTATTGTGCAAAGCAGCCAACTACTAAAGCAGAAATGCTGAGTAAGGTCATCAAAGAGTACGAAGATCAGTTCCCTGAGATCTTAAGCCTAGCCTCTGACTTCATGCAGCTCCTCTTTGGCATTGATGTGGAGGAAGTGGACCCCAGTACCCACACCTATGTCCTGGTCACCACTTTGGGGCTCACATATGATGGGATGGTGTCCAGTGGACAATCCATGCCCAACACTGGCCTCCTGGTCATTGTCCTGAGATTCATCCTTGCAGAGGGCGACTGTGCCTCTGAGGAGGAAGTCTGGGAAGCCCTGAATGTCATGGGTGTGCATGATGGGAAGGAGCATTGGATctatggggagcccagggagctcctCACCAAAGTTTGGGTGCAGGAAGGGTACCTGGAATACCAGCAGGTGCCCAACAGCGATCCTGCTCGCTACCAGTTTCTGTGGGGCCCCAGGGCCCACGCTGAGACCACCGAGTTGAAAGTCCGTGAGGCTTTTCTCAGGGATTATAGAAAGGATCCCAGTTATGTCCCATACCTGTCTGAAGAAGCTATAAGTGATGAGGAAGAGGGGGCCTGA